The following proteins are encoded in a genomic region of Anabas testudineus chromosome 13, fAnaTes1.2, whole genome shotgun sequence:
- the LOC113171944 gene encoding extracellular calcium-sensing receptor-like, translated as MTFTQKWPEWGLALLQLLLVASFSQPEKQMCQRRGDPENPQLSKDGDILLGGIFAFHGSWKNRNDTYKNKPLPLECTSLNLGAFQFAQAMLFAIEEINNSTDLLPGISLGYNIYDTCGSTARSVGVALALTNGNEAVSVPSEAPCIRSTQVQAIIGETSSSPCMAVATVIGPFHIPLISPFATCACLSDKTKYPSFLRTIPSDYYQSRALAQLVKHFGWTWVGAIRSNDDYGNNGMATFRETAQQLGICLEYSVSFFRTDPPNKIKRIIEMIKLSTSKVIVAFLSYFDMDVLINHLSQYNLTGYQWVGSEAWIFDSHTVEMDKHHILDGAIGLSIPKAQVSSIREFILDVKPLSLWGHELFTEIWETLFSCKFKQSSSSTKNQRECTGQEDLSGLHNSFTDMSLMPIFNNVYKGVYAVAHALHNILNCNESCNYKVKLDPFMILQHVRKNHFITKEGDEVYFNENGDPPAKYEIINWQPTENGVVDFVTVGLYDASLPADKQLNLKNKSLVWAQNSKQVPVSVCSEKCPPGTRKVLQKGKPVCCYDCIRCAEGEISNITDSITCVQCQPEFWSNDRRDACVKKQAEYLSYEEIMGALLTAASLFGTCMTAVVAFIFFRYRKTPIVRANNSKLSFLLLFSLILCFLCSLTFIGRPSEWSCMLRHTAFGITFVLCISCVLGKTMVVLMAFRASLPGSNVMKWFGPTQQRLSVLAFTLIQVVICILWLTISPPFPFRNLKELKDKIILECALGSTVGFWAVLGYIGLLASFCFILAFLARKLPDNFNEAKFITFSMLIFCAVWITFIPAYVSSPGKFSVAVEIFAILASSFGLLVCIFIPKCYIILLKPEKNTKKNMMGRGAQNTL; from the exons TGGCATCTTTCTCTCAGCCAGAGAAGCAGATGTGCCAACGAAGAGGTGACCCTGAAAATCCTCAACTTTCTAAAGATGGTGATATTTTATTGGGGGGAATCTTTGCTTTCCATGGTagttggaaaaacagaaacgatacctacaaaaacaaaccactgccACTGGAATGCACCAG TTTGAATTTAGGAGCATTCCAGTTTGCCCAGGCTATGCTTTTTGCCATTGAGGAGATTAATAACAGCACAGACCTTTTACCTGGAATCTCTTTGggatataatatatatgataCATGTGGCTCTACTGCAAGAAGTGTAGGGGTTGCACTTGCCTTGACTAATGGTAATGAAGCTGTGTCTGTACCCTCTGAGGCTCCATGTATCAGATCTACACAAGTGCAGGCAATTATTGGAGaaacctcttcctctccttgcATGGCTGTAGCGACTGTCATTGGGCCCTTTCATATTCCACTG ATCAGCCCTTTTGCCACCTGTGCTTGTCTCAGTGACAAAACCAAGTACCCATCCTTCCTCAGAACTATACCCAGTGACTATTATCAGAGCAGAGCTCTGGCTCAGTTGGTCAAACACTTTGGTTGGACCTGGGTCGGAGCTATTAGATCCAATGATGATTATGGCAATAATGGTATGGCTACATTTAGAGAAACTGCACAGCAACTGGGAATCTGTCTGGAGtattctgtatcattttttagAACAGACccaccaaacaaaataaaaaggataaTTGAAATGATCAAGCTTTCCACTTCTAAAGTTATTGTTGCTTTCCTCTCCTACTTTGACATGGATGTACTAATTAATCACTTGTCTCAGTACAACTTGACTGGGTACCAGTGGGTAGGCAGTGAAGCCTGGATCTTTgattcacatactgtagagaTGGATAAGCATCACATTTTAGATGGTGCCATTGGCCTGTCTATACCAAAAGCACAGGTCAGCAGCATTAGAGAGTTCATATTAGATGTGAAGCCACTGAGTTTGTGGGGCCATGAATTATTCACAGAGATCTGGGAGACATTATTTAGCTGTAAGTTTAAACAGTCAAGTTCATCAACAAAGAATCAAAGAGAATGTACTGGACAAGAAGATCTGAGTGGATTACACAACAGCTTCACTGATATGTCACTTATGCCCATATTTAATAATGTCTATAAAGGAGTGTATGCTGTTGCTCATGCACTTCATAATATTCTTAACTGTAATGAATCATGTAACTACAAGGTGAAGCTAGATCCATTCATG ATTTTGCAGCATGTTAGAAAAAATCATTTCATAACAAAGGAAGGAGATgaagtttactttaatgagaATGGAGACCCACCAGCAAAGTATGAAATTATAAACTGGCAACCAACAGAAAATGGTGTTGTGGACTTTGTCACAGTTGGTCTTTATGAtgcatctttacctgcagacaaacagctgaacCTGAAAAATAAGTCTTTAGTTTGGGCACAGAACTCAAAACAG GttcctgtgtcagtgtgcagtgaGAAATGTCCCCCAGGAACTCGTAAAGTTCTCCAGAAAGGAAagcctgtctgctgctatgactgtataagatgtgcagagggagaaataagcAACATTACAG ATTCTATCACCTGTGTGCAATGTCAGCCTGAATTCTGGTCCAATGACAGAAGAGATGCCTGTGTAAAGAAGCAAGCAGAGTATCTTTCATATGAAGAAATTATGGGagcactgctcactgcagcatctttatttggaacatgcatgactgctgttgtagcattcatcttcttcagatacaggaaaactcctattgtcagggccaacaactctaagctgagcttcctgctgctcttctccttgattctgtgtttcctgtgttctctgacctttatcggccgaccctctgagtggtcctgcatgctgagacacacagcattcggcatcacctttgtcctctgtatctcttgtgttctggggaaaactatggtggtgttaatggccttcagggcttcacttccaggcagtaatgtgatgaaatggtttggaccaacacagcagagactcagtgttctggctttcactctcatccaggttgtaatatgtatcctctggttaacaatttctcctccttttccatttagGAATTTGAAGGAactcaaagacaaaatcatcttaGAATGTGCTCTGGGTTCAACTGTGGGATTTTGGGCTGTACTTGGGTACATAGGCCTTctggcctctttctgtttcattcttgcttttctggctcggaaactacctgataacttcaatgaggccaaatttatcaccttcagcatgttgatcttctgtgcagtgtggatcacgtttattccagcttatgtcagctctcctgggaagttcagtgttgctgtagagatatttgctattctggcctccagttttggactgttagtttgtatttttattccaaaatgttatattatcttactgaaaccagagaaaaatacaaaaaagaatatgatgGGGAGAGGGGCACAAAATACATTATGA